The following coding sequences are from one Chelonoidis abingdonii isolate Lonesome George chromosome 4, CheloAbing_2.0, whole genome shotgun sequence window:
- the AGBL2 gene encoding cytosolic carboxypeptidase 2 isoform X3: MHHHLQYYGYFRGSLMLKAALLKSKQLLFNHLEGPGVPRLREPRGLFAVPTSRGPLQSPRWPVECEVIKGQIQHIEWVPPEPEPFYQPTGNEPAPLIVGEEKGTVVYHIKPVAKDSYFTCSRVGGARGPITSPAISLEGPEDTTLLFESRFESGNLQKAVRVGPYEYELTLRMDLYTSKHTQWFYFRVRNTRKGITYRFSIVNLMKPKSLYSMGMKPLLYSQRDAQTRGVGWRREGGDIRYYRCSSEESQAMYCLTWTVCFPHDHDTCYFAHFYPYTFSDLQRYLLAVASDPIRSQYCKLRVLCSSVAGNTVYLLTITSPSQNPAATATKKAVVLSARVHPGETNGSWVMRGFLDFILSDSPDAQLLRELFIFKVVPMLNPDGVIVGNYRCSLAGRDLNRNYRTVLKESFPCIWHTRSMIQRVLEEREVLLYCDFHGHSRKNNVFMYGCNNKSTPAQRLHERIFPLMLSKNAPDKFSFHSCKFKVQKSKEGTGRIVMWRMGIPNSYTMESTFSGSTLGRKSDSHFTSEDLKSLGYLICDTLLDFCDPDRSKFLQCLSELQELLQQQIHRKLKDLGHGQHSDGAWSDISLSDIESSTSGSNSSQSDGLPAHLLSMAEKFHQKKKRLRTRKERNELRQKYALSQGLTCQDKTPVAGERRLGSPTCRTHQPVSAMALCTEDSCGKQGKTPEPGLVSDLQRREPNASQEEQPGLGAKWSWHTLHGRKEERLWERKCHQHSPGPQHLWKARQPQPLLITMLTPPQPQRPAGTLPIREHLLPFHAQLDGEPHGSRHAGSSALAHSASTVGTSPCRSVWWGPKQPAVTLLLSRNLFPRPQLPGRRAPVGPHMLKQSQSQHLLPPRQVTWSLLEFQPPCAEPERRKSPSRPQ; this comes from the exons GTTCTCTCATGCTGAAAGCCGCACTTCTCAAGAGCAAACAGCTTCTGTTCAATCACCTTGAGGGCCCTGGGGTTCCACGCCTGCGGGAGCCACGGGGTCTCTTTGCTGTGCCCACCTCGAGAGGCCCCCTGCAGTCCCCACGCTGGCCAGTGGAGTGCGAAGTCATCAAGGGGCAAATCCAGCACATTG AGTGGGTGCCGCCTGAACCAGAGCCATTCTATCAGCCCACAGGAAACGAGCCGGCCCCACTaattgtgggggaggagaaaggaaccGTAGTCTATCACATAAAGCCAG TGGCCAAAGACTCCTATTTCACCTGCTCCCGCGTTGGAGGCGCGCGAGGGCCCATCACGTCACCTGCCATCAGCTTGGAAGGTCCAGAGGACACCACCCTGCTCTTTGAATCCAGATTCGAGAGCGGGAACCTCCAGAAGGCCGTCCGAGT AGGCCCGTACGAGTACGAGCTGACGCTGCGCATGGACCTGTACACCAGCAAGCACACCCAGTGGTTCTACTTCCGGGTCAGGAACACCAGGAAAGGCATCACCTACCGCTTCTCCATTGTCAATCTGATGAAGCCCAAGAGTCTGTACAGCATGGGGATGAAGCCACTCCTGTACTCTCAGAGGGACGCGCAGACGCGTGGCGTGGGCTGGCGGAGAGAGGGGGGCGACATCCGGTATTACCGGTGCAGCTCCGAGGAGAGCCAGGCGATGTATTGTCTCACGTGGACGGTGTGCTTCCCCCATGACCATGACACCTGCTACTTTGCCCACTTTTACCCCTACACCTTCTCAGACCTGCAGCGCTACCTGCTGGCAGTGGCCAGCGACCCGATTCGCTCGCAGTACTGCAAGCTGCGGGTCCTGTGCAGCAGTGTGGCCGGCAACACCGTCTACCTTCTCACCATCACCAGCCCGTCCCAAAACCCCGCTGCCACTGCCACCAAGAAGGCTGTAGTGCTGAGCGCCAGGGTGCACCCTGGGGAGACAAACGGCTCGTGGGTCATGAGGGGTTTCCTAGACTTCATCCTGAGCGACTCCCCTGATGCCCAGCTCCTCCGTGAGCTCTTCATATTCAAGGTGGTGCCCATGCTCAATCCAGACGGGGTGATCGTGGGGAACTACCGCTGCTCGCTGGCCGGGAGAGATCTCAACCGCAACTATCGGACCGTCCTGAAGGAGTCCTTCCCTTGCATCTGGCACACCCGGAGCATGATCCAGAG AGTCCTGGAGGAGCGGGAGGTTCTGCTTTATTGTGACTTCCATGGGCACAGCCGCAAGAACAATGTCTTCATGTATGGCTGCAACAACAAGAGCACTCCTGCCCAGCGGCTCCATGAGCGCATCTTCCCACTCATGCTCAGCAAGAATGCCCCTGACAAG TTTTCCTTCCACAGCTGTAAGTTTAAGGTCCAGAAGAGTAAAGAAGGGACGGGCCGGATTGTGATGTGGAGGATGGGAATCCCCAACAGCTACACCATGGAGTCCACCTTCAGCGGCTCAACTCTGG GCAGGAAGAGCGACTCCCACTTCACTTCAGAGGACCTTAAATCTCTGGGCTATCTCATCTGTGACACGCTGCTGGATTTCTGTGACCCCGACCGCTCCAAG TTTCTGCAGTGTCTGTctgagctgcaggagctgcttCAGCAGCAAATCCATCGAAAGCTCAAGGATCTGGGCCATGGGCAGCACTCAGATGGTGCCTGGAGTGACATCTCCCTGTCAGACATTGAGTCCAG CACCAGCGGCTCCAACAGCTCCCAGTCCGACGGCCTCCCTGCTCATTTACTCAGCATGGCAGAGAAG TTCCATCAGAAGAAGAAGCGGCTGCGGACGAGGAAGGAGAGGAATGAGCTGCGTCAGAAGTACGCCTTGAGCCAGGGGCTGACATGCCAAGACAAGACCCCG gtggcaggggagagaaggttGGGGAGCCCCACCTGCCGGACCCACCAGCCTGTCAGCGCCATGGCTCTGTGCACGGAGGACAGCTGTGGCAAACAG GGCAAGACTCCAGAACCTGGCCTCGTTTCAGATCTGCAGAGGAGAGAACCTAACGCCAGCCAGGAGGAGCAACCAGGTCTGGGTGCAAAGTGGTCTTGGCACACGTTGCATGGtagaaagg AAGAGCGTCTGTGGGAGCGTAAGTGTCACCAGCacagccctgggcctcagcaccTTTGGAAGGCCCGGCAGCCCCAACCCCTGCTTATCACCATGCTGACCCCGCCGCAGCCCCAGAGACCTGCTGGCACCTTGCCCATCAGAGAGCACCTCCTGCCCTTCCATGCTCAGCTGGACGGAGAGCCCCACGGCAGCCGGCATGCAG GCAGCTCAGCGTTGGCACACTCCGCATCCACAGTTGGAACCAGCCCATGCAG GTCGGTGTGGTGGGGCCCCAAGCAGCCCGCTGTGACTCTACTGCTGAGCAGAAACCTCTTCCCGAGACCCCAGCTCCCTGGCCGGAGAGCGCCCGTTGGACCCCACATGCTGAAGCAGAGCCAATCGCAGCACCTTCTGCCTCCCAGACAAGTGACGTGGAGCCTGCTGGAGTTCCAGCCCCCCTGCGCGGAGCCAGAGAGACGCAAGAGCCCCTCCCGGCCCCAAtaa